In Gimesia chilikensis, one DNA window encodes the following:
- the eutB gene encoding ethanolamine ammonia-lyase subunit EutB, translated as MLGAPFALTVSLSQARRLPAAESPAAGVSIPDVNAGETLFDYIQRVKGKHDSTLYRQLLGAANEFKEGDQFIGVAAVDEQSRHNARQLLSATRIVDLEKHPIYEDDLNRYINQNLVDADTRPVNLTLGELKQLLLEASETKIKQIAGTLSSDVIGCVVKLMTNDELITVGAKVFNPLPGSQLGAKGYLGARIQPNSPTDNLDDIFWQVLDGWSYAVGDVVLGTNPVSSEPESVQAVELQLREILETFGIADVLPHCVLSHIDVQAEVERRSPESTALWFQSIAGCDAANQTFDIDLKKMRDYARSRTGKYALYFETGQGADFTNGHSHGFDMVLHESRKYGFARALSREVALAQMQAGQTAAPWVHLNDVAGFIGPEVFRTREQLVRCCLEDIVMGKLHGLMIGLDVCSTLHMDVSLDDLDWCLEQIMPANPGYLMALPTKIDPMLGYLTTGFQDHVRIREKFGYRVNDAMWAFFQQLGVIDAQGKPTKHFGDPTWVYLQYRRKKGDSRPEERILDEGRRQLADVRSRGVFLATGYGEKPSALSPGLQQQIDRIYHDAKQSIWAELTPAFIATLPASVPIKTQSTSRSEYILHPATGEALAPASQAAIKQLRQQYDAKYNVQIVISDGLNALSIMDEDQLEPFLQELRSQLKTAGFHPAEQNILVQSGRVRAGYRIGETLFGGLDGNRALLHIIGERPGTGHHTFSVYMTSPPGSVWGQPGQVDHNITRVVSGIAATALKPTRAARDTVRILQQMNLG; from the coding sequence ATGCTGGGAGCCCCCTTCGCGCTCACCGTTTCTTTGTCCCAGGCTCGACGCCTCCCCGCAGCTGAAAGCCCGGCAGCAGGCGTCTCGATCCCTGACGTCAATGCAGGTGAAACGCTGTTTGACTATATTCAGCGGGTCAAAGGCAAACACGATTCCACGCTCTATCGTCAACTGCTCGGAGCCGCCAATGAATTCAAGGAAGGCGATCAGTTCATCGGCGTCGCTGCCGTGGATGAACAGTCCCGTCACAACGCCCGCCAGCTGCTTTCCGCCACCCGGATTGTTGACCTGGAAAAACATCCCATCTACGAAGATGACCTGAACCGCTACATCAACCAGAATCTGGTGGATGCCGACACGCGTCCCGTCAACCTGACGCTCGGCGAATTGAAACAACTGCTGCTCGAAGCCAGCGAAACGAAAATCAAGCAGATCGCCGGCACTCTCTCCAGCGATGTCATCGGCTGCGTCGTCAAACTCATGACTAACGACGAGTTGATTACGGTCGGCGCGAAAGTCTTCAATCCGCTCCCCGGCAGCCAGCTCGGCGCGAAAGGCTATCTCGGTGCCCGCATTCAACCCAACTCGCCGACCGACAATCTGGACGACATCTTCTGGCAGGTTCTGGATGGCTGGTCGTACGCGGTCGGCGACGTCGTTCTCGGTACCAATCCGGTTTCCAGCGAACCCGAATCGGTGCAGGCGGTCGAACTGCAGCTTCGTGAGATCCTCGAGACCTTCGGCATCGCAGATGTCCTCCCGCACTGCGTGTTGTCGCATATTGACGTCCAGGCCGAAGTCGAACGCCGTTCGCCCGAAAGTACGGCCCTCTGGTTCCAGAGCATCGCCGGTTGTGACGCCGCCAACCAGACGTTTGATATCGATCTCAAAAAAATGCGCGACTACGCCCGCTCCCGTACCGGCAAGTATGCGCTCTATTTTGAAACGGGGCAGGGGGCCGACTTCACCAACGGGCACAGTCATGGCTTCGACATGGTCCTGCACGAATCGCGGAAGTATGGCTTCGCTCGTGCGCTGTCCCGCGAAGTTGCCCTCGCACAGATGCAGGCAGGCCAGACAGCCGCCCCCTGGGTCCATTTGAACGACGTCGCAGGCTTCATCGGTCCCGAAGTCTTCCGCACCCGGGAACAGCTCGTGCGCTGCTGCCTGGAAGACATCGTCATGGGTAAACTGCACGGTCTGATGATCGGCCTCGATGTCTGCTCGACCCTGCACATGGATGTCTCGCTCGACGACCTCGACTGGTGTCTCGAACAGATCATGCCCGCCAACCCGGGCTACCTGATGGCACTCCCCACAAAAATCGATCCGATGCTGGGATATCTGACGACCGGTTTTCAGGACCATGTCCGCATCCGCGAAAAGTTCGGCTACCGCGTCAACGACGCCATGTGGGCCTTCTTCCAGCAGCTCGGCGTGATCGACGCGCAGGGAAAACCGACCAAACATTTCGGCGATCCGACCTGGGTCTATCTGCAGTACCGCCGTAAGAAAGGAGACAGTCGTCCTGAGGAACGCATTCTCGACGAAGGCCGACGCCAGCTGGCAGACGTCCGTTCGCGGGGCGTTTTCCTCGCGACCGGTTATGGCGAGAAACCATCTGCACTGTCTCCCGGTCTTCAACAACAGATCGACCGCATCTACCACGATGCCAAACAGAGCATCTGGGCCGAACTGACTCCCGCTTTCATCGCGACGCTCCCCGCCTCGGTACCCATCAAAACCCAGTCGACCAGCCGCAGCGAATATATTCTGCACCCCGCCACCGGCGAAGCGCTCGCGCCTGCCTCGCAGGCTGCCATCAAACAGCTGCGTCAGCAGTACGACGCGAAGTACAACGTGCAGATCGTCATCTCCGACGGCTTGAACGCCCTTTCGATTATGGACGAAGACCAGCTCGAACCATTCCTGCAGGAACTCCGCTCGCAGCTCAAAACGGCCGGCTTTCATCCCGCGGAGCAGAACATCCTCGTGCAGTCCGGTCGCGTCCGGGCAGGCTATCGCATCGGGGAAACCCTGTTCGGCGGACTGGATGGCAACCGTGCCCTGCTGCATATCATCGGCGAACGTCCGGGGACCGGCCATCATACCTTCTCGGTCTACATGACTTCGCCTCCGGGTTCGGTCTGGGGACAGCCGGGCCAGGTCGATCATAACATCACCCGCGTCGTCTCGGGTATTGCCGCCACCGCCCTCAAGCCGACCAGAGCGGCCCGGGATACCGTCCGCATTCTGCAGCAGATGAATCTGGGATAA
- a CDS encoding DUF1501 domain-containing protein codes for MLELPLSRRELLTRSGGSFGAAALTWWLGQDLQAASTPDSNGGLHHPAKAKRVVQLFMNGGASPMDTFDYKPELKRLHGQKLGPKEKPEGFTGAVGAVMQSPFEFKQHGECGQWVSSVFPHQAQIVDDLAFLMAMTTKTNVHGPASYMMNTGFMLPGFPCLGAWISYALGNLADNLPTFVVLPDTRGLPYNQKGNFSCGFLPAKHQGTLVNATSKTPIPDLFADSQYQFAQGKADKATFALLQQFNRQHATTRPDDSRLEARIAAGELAAKMQLSAPEAFDLSRETKETHAAYGLDQKETEDFGRRALLARRLLERGTRFVQVWSGPQGAVNNWDNHGNIKTELPAIARSADQPIAALFRDLKARGLLEDTLVIWTTEFGRTPFAQGSEGRDHNRGTFVTWLGGAGVKAGTSYGKSDDLAYQTAENKTYCYDLHATILHLLGIDHTRLTFRTAGIDRRLTDVHGHVVQDILA; via the coding sequence ATGCTGGAACTACCTCTCTCCAGACGCGAACTGCTGACCCGCTCGGGCGGGAGCTTCGGAGCCGCTGCGCTCACCTGGTGGCTGGGACAGGATCTGCAGGCAGCCTCCACGCCAGACTCGAATGGCGGCCTGCACCATCCGGCCAAAGCGAAACGCGTTGTTCAACTCTTCATGAACGGCGGCGCCAGCCCGATGGACACGTTCGACTATAAGCCAGAACTCAAACGACTGCATGGCCAGAAACTGGGCCCCAAAGAGAAACCGGAAGGCTTCACCGGAGCCGTCGGTGCCGTGATGCAGAGCCCCTTTGAATTCAAGCAGCATGGCGAATGCGGACAGTGGGTCAGCTCGGTCTTTCCACATCAGGCACAGATTGTCGATGACCTCGCCTTTCTGATGGCAATGACTACCAAAACCAACGTCCACGGTCCGGCCAGCTACATGATGAATACCGGTTTCATGCTTCCCGGCTTTCCCTGTCTGGGCGCCTGGATCTCCTACGCGCTGGGGAACCTGGCCGACAATCTGCCCACGTTCGTCGTCCTTCCCGATACGCGTGGCCTGCCTTACAATCAAAAGGGAAACTTCAGCTGCGGATTCCTCCCCGCAAAACACCAGGGCACGCTGGTCAACGCCACCAGTAAAACACCCATTCCCGATCTCTTCGCTGATTCGCAATACCAGTTCGCACAGGGAAAAGCTGACAAAGCCACCTTCGCGCTGCTGCAGCAGTTCAATCGTCAACACGCGACCACGCGTCCCGATGATTCCCGGCTCGAAGCCCGCATCGCAGCGGGGGAACTGGCGGCGAAGATGCAGCTCAGTGCCCCGGAAGCCTTTGATCTCTCCCGTGAAACCAAAGAGACCCACGCCGCCTACGGTCTGGACCAGAAAGAAACAGAAGATTTCGGTAGACGGGCACTGCTCGCCCGCCGTCTGCTGGAACGCGGAACCCGCTTTGTTCAGGTCTGGAGTGGCCCTCAAGGCGCCGTCAATAACTGGGACAATCATGGGAACATTAAAACCGAGCTCCCCGCCATCGCCCGCAGTGCCGACCAGCCGATCGCCGCGCTGTTTCGCGATCTCAAAGCTCGCGGCCTGTTGGAAGATACCCTTGTCATCTGGACTACCGAATTCGGACGCACGCCCTTTGCGCAGGGGAGCGAAGGCCGCGATCATAACCGGGGGACCTTCGTCACCTGGCTCGGCGGTGCCGGCGTCAAAGCGGGTACCAGTTACGGGAAAAGTGACGATCTCGCTTACCAGACCGCCGAAAACAAAACCTACTGCTACGACCTGCACGCGACCATCCTGCATCTGCTGGGCATTGACCACACCCGCCTCACCTTCCGCACCGCCGGCATCGATCGCCGTCTGACGGACGTGCATGGTCACGTTGTGCAAGACATTCTGGCTTGA